The nucleotide sequence GCACATAGGGCCGGATTACATTCTGGTCAACCTAAGCGTAGACTTTATTGATTCCGCTTCGGCGGCGGAAATTGAAGGTACGGTTGCGCGAATAGACCGGATGATTAAAAAATCCACTCCTCAAGTGAAAAGGGTTTTTATTGAAGGGGAAGCGAGGCGTACCAAGTATAAGGATGACGAAAAACTGCTTCAGGGTTAGGGATGTTTTTGCTTGTTTTGCTATAACAAAACTCTAAATGACCAATGAAAATTTTCTAACTCCCTTGATTCTTTTTGATGGTGTTTGTAATCTGTGCACCGGGACCACAATCTTTTTAATCAAGAGAGACAAACAAAAACATTTTAAATTGGCTTTGATGCAGTCCCCATTGGGTCAAAAACTTTTAGCGGATTTTGGCCTTCCCCAAAAAGATTTTACCACTTTTGTTTTGGTCACCCATGAAGGCCATTTCACAAAATCCACCGCCGTCTTAAAGATTATAAAAGAGATGCCAGGTGGGTGGTCCTTATTGTATTCTTTTATTATAATCCCCAAACCGATTCGCGACTGGGTCTATGAATTTGTGGCAAAAAACCGTTTCCGTTTTTTTGGTCGGAGACAAACCTGTTTAGTTCCCACTGAGGATATAAAAGATCGGTTTCTCGATGGTTAATTTCAGTTTTGAACAACTTAAACCGTTTATACTTTTATCGTTCTTACTATTTATAACCCTCGGCTGTACCCAAACCCCACAACCCGAAAACCCCATTCCCTTTGTTCAGGATCACGCGGGAATCTTAACGGGGGAGAATAAAAAACGTTTAGCCAGTTACTATCAAAAACTTCTAGAAGAATGGGATATCCACCTTCAGGTGACCACACTTGCAGAGAGTCCTTCTGATATTAATGAGGCTTCCATTTACTTATTTAAAGATTATGCATTGGGAAGCGAAACCCGAGGGGCCAAAGGGTTATTACTGGTGATTGATCCCAAAGGCCATGAGGTCCGGATGGAGGTGGGATATGAACTTGAACCTATTTTCCCGGATGGGTTTGTAGGAGCCATTGAAAGGTCTCAGATGGTTCCTTTTTTTCAAGCGGGGAGGGTGGGAGAAGGGATTGAAGCCACCGTTGAGCTTTTGGTGGGAAGGGCAATGGGTGACATTCGGCAGTCGGACTATATTCCCGAGAAGGAGAATCCGAATGTAAAAGGGTTTTCTGGTGGGGCAGGAGCAAGAACTTCCGTGCAAATAGGGGAGGGATTGCAGGAAGTTAAACCTGTTCGTGACCCCTCTCAATTTGGTCCTCAATCTGGGCCGGCTATGGTTTTGGAAAAGTATATGGAAGTGCTGAAAATAAAAATTAAAGATCCCAATTTGAAATTGTATACACCCGACACCAGGAACTTTTTTAAAAATCAGTTGGTAACGGATGGGCAACAGAAAAATGAACTGTTCCGATTAAAAGAGGTTTGGCCACGAAAAAAAATCTACACCCAGGGGTCGTTTTCAGTAATTCGATTTTCAAGCGAAGGGGGCGAGAGTCCCCCTTATTTTTTCAGGGACAGTCCAGAGGGATGGATGTTGGATTTTGACTCAATGGCGGGATTAATTGGTTTTGATTTTAAAAACCAGTGGTTTTTTAGAAATCTCGAGCATGAATATATGTTTGCATTTCAGGATATTACTTTTGAAAAAACCAATCTAACGTCTCCGGAAAAGCCTCAATAAAAAAAACCTTTAAAGTAGTAATGAACCCTAGGAAAATGCTTGACTTGGGTTTTGGCCCATGTTACAAAAGGGACTATCTCCTATTACAACTGCAAAGTCGAAATCGGGTAGTGGATGACAAGTTACCTCCAAGCGGTTGTTTTAAAGTTGCGTAACAAATCCTCCTAGACTGTTTTTCAAACCGTTCTTTGTCAATGAAATAAGGCCCCATAAGGGTTTTGATATTTTTTTCAAAAAAAAGTAGATTATTCTTGACAATGCTTTGTAGACGTGATAGAAGTTACTGTTTTTTCAAATTAAGAAAGGGTTTTGGTTCAATAAAACTCTGTCTTTGGTCTTTGAAAACTAAATAGAGTGTATTGAAGAGCAGGTGGGCTTCAAGTCAATTAAAGTGTTACACCTTTAAAAAGGTTCAAAATCTCGAATTTAATGGAGAGTTTGATCCTGGCTCAGAACGAACGCTGGCGGCGTGCTTAACACATGCAAGTCGAACGAGAAACTTCGTAGCAATACGGAGCGGTAAAGTGGCGCACGGGTGAGTAATGCATGGGTAATCTGCCTTCGAGACTGGAATAACCTTCCGAAAGGAGGGCTAATACTGGATGAAAAAGGGGGGGCGAAAGCCATTCCCTTTTAAAGATGGCCTCTGCTTGCAAGCTATCACTCGAAGAGGGGCTCATGTCCCATTAGCTAGTTGGTAGGGTAATGGCCTACCAAGGCGACGATGGGTAGCT is from Nitrospiria bacterium and encodes:
- a CDS encoding thiol-disulfide oxidoreductase DCC family protein; this encodes MTNENFLTPLILFDGVCNLCTGTTIFLIKRDKQKHFKLALMQSPLGQKLLADFGLPQKDFTTFVLVTHEGHFTKSTAVLKIIKEMPGGWSLLYSFIIIPKPIRDWVYEFVAKNRFRFFGRRQTCLVPTEDIKDRFLDG
- a CDS encoding TPM domain-containing protein, with amino-acid sequence MVNFSFEQLKPFILLSFLLFITLGCTQTPQPENPIPFVQDHAGILTGENKKRLASYYQKLLEEWDIHLQVTTLAESPSDINEASIYLFKDYALGSETRGAKGLLLVIDPKGHEVRMEVGYELEPIFPDGFVGAIERSQMVPFFQAGRVGEGIEATVELLVGRAMGDIRQSDYIPEKENPNVKGFSGGAGARTSVQIGEGLQEVKPVRDPSQFGPQSGPAMVLEKYMEVLKIKIKDPNLKLYTPDTRNFFKNQLVTDGQQKNELFRLKEVWPRKKIYTQGSFSVIRFSSEGGESPPYFFRDSPEGWMLDFDSMAGLIGFDFKNQWFFRNLEHEYMFAFQDITFEKTNLTSPEKPQ